One Symphalangus syndactylus isolate Jambi chromosome 9, NHGRI_mSymSyn1-v2.1_pri, whole genome shotgun sequence DNA segment encodes these proteins:
- the NOP9 gene encoding nucleolar protein 9 isoform X2, translated as MGLGPRSPHKVGRRFPAGGKRGRGAKGSGRPLPGRKRQPWPPPDGRSEPAPDSHPHLSPEALGYFRRALSALKEAPETGEERDLMVHNIMKEVETQALALSTNRTGSEMLQELLGFSPLKPLCRVWATLRSNLRTVACHRCGVHVLQSALLQLPRLLGSAVEEEEEDGKDGPTETLEELVLGLAAEVCDDFLVYCGDTHGSFVVRTLLQVLGGTILESERARPRGSQSSEAQKAPAQECKPADFEVPETFLNRLQDLSSSFLKDIAVFITDKISSFCLQVALQVLHRKLPQFCAHLCNAVIGYLSTRSSSVDGSPLLLFLRDQTSSRLLEQVLLVLEPPRLQSLFEEHLQGQLQTLAAHPIANFPLQRLLDAVTTPELLSPVFEELSPVLEAVLAQGHPGVVIALVGACRRVGAYQAKVLQLLLEAFHCAEPSSRQVACVPLFATLMAYEVYYGLMEEEGAVPAEHQVAVAAARALGDVTVLGSLLLQHLLHFSTPGLVLRSLGALTGPQLLALAQSPAGSHVLDAILTSPSVTRKQRRRVLQNLKGQYVALACSRHGSRVLDAIWSGAALRARKEIAAELGEQNQELMRDPFGHHVARNVALTTFLKRREAWEQQQGAVAKRRRALNSILED; from the exons ATGGGGCTGGGTCCGCGCTCTCCACACAAGGTGGGGCGCCGGTTCCCAGCTGGTGGCAAACGGGGGCGCGGGGCCAAGGGGTCGGGGCGCCCCTTACCGGGCCGTAAGCGGCAACCCTGGCCGCCTCCGGATGGGCGCTCGGAGCCGGCTCCAGATTCGCACCCGCACCTGAGCCCGGAAGCTCTGGGATATTTCCGCCGGGCGCTGTCAGCATTGAAAGAGGCTCCCGAGACTGGGGAAGAACGAG ATCTGATGGTGCACAATATTATGAAGGAAGTAGAGACTCAGGCCCTAGCTTTGTCCACGAACAGAACTGGCAGTGAGATGCTGCAGGAACTGTTGGGATTCAGTCCCTTGAAACCGCTTTGTCGCGTGTGGGCTACTCTGCGCTCCAACTTGCGCACTGTGGCCTGTCACCGATGCGGGGTCCATGTATTGCAAAGTGCTTTGCTACAGCTCCCTCGATTACTGGGGAGTGctgtagaggaggaggaggaggatgggaaGGATGGTCCCACGGAGACCCTGGAGGAGCTGGTCCTGGGACTAGCCGCTGAGGTGTGTGATGATTTTCTTGTCTACTGTGGAGACACACATGGCAGCTTCGTGGTCAGAACTCTGCTTCAGGTGTTAGGAGGGACTATTCTGGAGTCTGAGAGAGCTAGGCCTCGTGGTTCCCAATCATCTG AAGCACAGAAGGCCCCAGCTCAGGAATGTAAGCCTGCTGATTTTGAAGTCCCTGAAACCTTTTTGAATCGCCTTCAGGATCTGAGCTCCTCCTTTCTGAAGGACATTGCAG TGTTTATCACTGATAAGATCTCCAGCTTCTGTCTTCAAGTGGCTTTACAGGTCTTACACCGCAAACTTCCCCAGTTTTGCGCTCATCTCTGCAATGCTGTGATTGGCTACCTGAGTACTCGCAGTTCCTCAGTAGATGGCAG TCCCCTACTGCTATTTCTCCGAGATCAGACGAGCTCCAGACTCCTGGAGCAGGTCCTGCTGGTGTTGGAGCCCCCAAGGCTCCAGAGCCTCTTTGAGGAGCACTTGCAGGGGCAGCTGCAGACCCTGGCTGCACATCCCATTGCCAACTTCCCTTTGCAGCGCTTACTGGATGCAGTCACTACCCCTGAGCTG CTGTCCCCTGTGTTTGAGGAGCTGAGCCCTGTCCTGGAAGCTGTATTGGCCCAGGGCCACCCAGGGGTAGTCATTGCCCTGGTAGGGGCCTGTCGCAGAGTTGGGGCCTACCAAGCCAAGGTCCTACAGCTCTTGTTGGAG GCATTCCACTGTGCAGAGCCCTCATCCCGGCAAGTGGCCTGTGTGCCTCTCTTTGCCACTTTGATGGCTTATGAGGTGTACTATGGACTGATGGAGGAGGAGGGGGCAGTGCCTGCAGAGCACCAG GTGGCAGTGGCCGCAGCCAGAGCCTTGGGGGATGTGACAGTCCTTGGGTCTCTACTGCTCCAGCATCTACTGCACTTCTCCACTCCTGGTCTTGTACTTCGAAGTCTGGGTGCCTTGACGGGACCACAACTTCTGGCCCTGGCCCAAAGTCCTGCTGGCTCTCATGTGCTCGATGCCATCCTGACCAGCCCCTCTGTGACGCGCAAGCAGCGCCGCCGTGTGCTGCAGAACCTAAAG GGACAATATGTGGCTCTGGCCTGTAGTCGCCATGGCAGCCGTGTGCTAGATGCCATCTGGAGTGGAGCAGCCTTGAGGGCCCGGAAGGAAATTGCTGCTGAGCTGG GGGAGCAGAACCAGGAGCTGATGAGAGACCCTTTCGGCCACCATGTGGCTCGAAATGTGGCCTTGACTACCTTCCTAAAGCGGCGAGAGGCTTGGGAACAGCAGCAGGGTGCGGTGGCCAAGCGGAGGCGGGCATTGAACTCCATACTTGAAGACTGA
- the NOP9 gene encoding nucleolar protein 9 isoform X1 → MGLGPRSPHKVGRRFPAGGKRGRGAKGSGRPLPGRKRQPWPPPDGRSEPAPDSHPHLSPEALGYFRRALSALKEAPETGEERDLMVHNIMKEVETQALALSTNRTGSEMLQELLGFSPLKPLCRVWATLRSNLRTVACHRCGVHVLQSALLQLPRLLGSAVEEEEEDGKDGPTETLEELVLGLAAEVCDDFLVYCGDTHGSFVVRTLLQVLGGTILESERARPRGSQSSVCDLPTAHVLNLPSEAQKAPAQECKPADFEVPETFLNRLQDLSSSFLKDIAVFITDKISSFCLQVALQVLHRKLPQFCAHLCNAVIGYLSTRSSSVDGSPLLLFLRDQTSSRLLEQVLLVLEPPRLQSLFEEHLQGQLQTLAAHPIANFPLQRLLDAVTTPELLSPVFEELSPVLEAVLAQGHPGVVIALVGACRRVGAYQAKVLQLLLEAFHCAEPSSRQVACVPLFATLMAYEVYYGLMEEEGAVPAEHQVAVAAARALGDVTVLGSLLLQHLLHFSTPGLVLRSLGALTGPQLLALAQSPAGSHVLDAILTSPSVTRKQRRRVLQNLKGQYVALACSRHGSRVLDAIWSGAALRARKEIAAELGEQNQELMRDPFGHHVARNVALTTFLKRREAWEQQQGAVAKRRRALNSILED, encoded by the exons ATGGGGCTGGGTCCGCGCTCTCCACACAAGGTGGGGCGCCGGTTCCCAGCTGGTGGCAAACGGGGGCGCGGGGCCAAGGGGTCGGGGCGCCCCTTACCGGGCCGTAAGCGGCAACCCTGGCCGCCTCCGGATGGGCGCTCGGAGCCGGCTCCAGATTCGCACCCGCACCTGAGCCCGGAAGCTCTGGGATATTTCCGCCGGGCGCTGTCAGCATTGAAAGAGGCTCCCGAGACTGGGGAAGAACGAG ATCTGATGGTGCACAATATTATGAAGGAAGTAGAGACTCAGGCCCTAGCTTTGTCCACGAACAGAACTGGCAGTGAGATGCTGCAGGAACTGTTGGGATTCAGTCCCTTGAAACCGCTTTGTCGCGTGTGGGCTACTCTGCGCTCCAACTTGCGCACTGTGGCCTGTCACCGATGCGGGGTCCATGTATTGCAAAGTGCTTTGCTACAGCTCCCTCGATTACTGGGGAGTGctgtagaggaggaggaggaggatgggaaGGATGGTCCCACGGAGACCCTGGAGGAGCTGGTCCTGGGACTAGCCGCTGAGGTGTGTGATGATTTTCTTGTCTACTGTGGAGACACACATGGCAGCTTCGTGGTCAGAACTCTGCTTCAGGTGTTAGGAGGGACTATTCTGGAGTCTGAGAGAGCTAGGCCTCGTGGTTCCCAATCATCTG TTTGTGATCTCCCCACTGCACATGTTCTTAATCTTCCTTCAGAAGCACAGAAGGCCCCAGCTCAGGAATGTAAGCCTGCTGATTTTGAAGTCCCTGAAACCTTTTTGAATCGCCTTCAGGATCTGAGCTCCTCCTTTCTGAAGGACATTGCAG TGTTTATCACTGATAAGATCTCCAGCTTCTGTCTTCAAGTGGCTTTACAGGTCTTACACCGCAAACTTCCCCAGTTTTGCGCTCATCTCTGCAATGCTGTGATTGGCTACCTGAGTACTCGCAGTTCCTCAGTAGATGGCAG TCCCCTACTGCTATTTCTCCGAGATCAGACGAGCTCCAGACTCCTGGAGCAGGTCCTGCTGGTGTTGGAGCCCCCAAGGCTCCAGAGCCTCTTTGAGGAGCACTTGCAGGGGCAGCTGCAGACCCTGGCTGCACATCCCATTGCCAACTTCCCTTTGCAGCGCTTACTGGATGCAGTCACTACCCCTGAGCTG CTGTCCCCTGTGTTTGAGGAGCTGAGCCCTGTCCTGGAAGCTGTATTGGCCCAGGGCCACCCAGGGGTAGTCATTGCCCTGGTAGGGGCCTGTCGCAGAGTTGGGGCCTACCAAGCCAAGGTCCTACAGCTCTTGTTGGAG GCATTCCACTGTGCAGAGCCCTCATCCCGGCAAGTGGCCTGTGTGCCTCTCTTTGCCACTTTGATGGCTTATGAGGTGTACTATGGACTGATGGAGGAGGAGGGGGCAGTGCCTGCAGAGCACCAG GTGGCAGTGGCCGCAGCCAGAGCCTTGGGGGATGTGACAGTCCTTGGGTCTCTACTGCTCCAGCATCTACTGCACTTCTCCACTCCTGGTCTTGTACTTCGAAGTCTGGGTGCCTTGACGGGACCACAACTTCTGGCCCTGGCCCAAAGTCCTGCTGGCTCTCATGTGCTCGATGCCATCCTGACCAGCCCCTCTGTGACGCGCAAGCAGCGCCGCCGTGTGCTGCAGAACCTAAAG GGACAATATGTGGCTCTGGCCTGTAGTCGCCATGGCAGCCGTGTGCTAGATGCCATCTGGAGTGGAGCAGCCTTGAGGGCCCGGAAGGAAATTGCTGCTGAGCTGG GGGAGCAGAACCAGGAGCTGATGAGAGACCCTTTCGGCCACCATGTGGCTCGAAATGTGGCCTTGACTACCTTCCTAAAGCGGCGAGAGGCTTGGGAACAGCAGCAGGGTGCGGTGGCCAAGCGGAGGCGGGCATTGAACTCCATACTTGAAGACTGA
- the NOP9 gene encoding nucleolar protein 9 isoform X4: MAYEVYYGLMEEEGAVPAEHQVAVAAARALGDVTVLGSLLLQHLLHFSTPGLVLRSLGALTGPQLLALAQSPAGSHVLDAILTSPSVTRKQRRRVLQNLKGQYVALACSRHGSRVLDAIWSGAALRARKEIAAELGEQNQELMRDPFGHHVARNVALTTFLKRREAWEQQQGAVAKRRRALNSILED; encoded by the exons ATGGCTTATGAGGTGTACTATGGACTGATGGAGGAGGAGGGGGCAGTGCCTGCAGAGCACCAG GTGGCAGTGGCCGCAGCCAGAGCCTTGGGGGATGTGACAGTCCTTGGGTCTCTACTGCTCCAGCATCTACTGCACTTCTCCACTCCTGGTCTTGTACTTCGAAGTCTGGGTGCCTTGACGGGACCACAACTTCTGGCCCTGGCCCAAAGTCCTGCTGGCTCTCATGTGCTCGATGCCATCCTGACCAGCCCCTCTGTGACGCGCAAGCAGCGCCGCCGTGTGCTGCAGAACCTAAAG GGACAATATGTGGCTCTGGCCTGTAGTCGCCATGGCAGCCGTGTGCTAGATGCCATCTGGAGTGGAGCAGCCTTGAGGGCCCGGAAGGAAATTGCTGCTGAGCTGG GGGAGCAGAACCAGGAGCTGATGAGAGACCCTTTCGGCCACCATGTGGCTCGAAATGTGGCCTTGACTACCTTCCTAAAGCGGCGAGAGGCTTGGGAACAGCAGCAGGGTGCGGTGGCCAAGCGGAGGCGGGCATTGAACTCCATACTTGAAGACTGA
- the NOP9 gene encoding nucleolar protein 9 isoform X3 yields the protein MGLGPRSPHKVGRRFPAGGKRGRGAKGSGRPLPGRKRQPWPPPDGRSEPAPDSHPHLSPEALGYFRRALSALKEAPETGEERDLMVHNIMKEVETQALALSTNRTGSEMLQELLGFSPLKPLCRVWATLRSNLRTVACHRCGVHVLQSALLQLPRLLGSAVEEEEEDGKDGPTETLEELVLGLAAEVCDDFLVYCGDTHGSFVVRTLLQVLGGTILESERARPRGSQSSEAQKAPAQECKPADFEVPETFLNRLQDLSSSFLKDIAVFITDKISSFCLQVALQVLHRKLPQFCAHLCNAVIGYLSTRSSSVDGSPLLLFLRDQTSSRLLEQVLLVLEPPRLQSLFEEHLQGQLQTLAAHPIANFPLQRLLDAVTTPELLSPVFEELSPVLEAVLAQGHPGVVIALVGACRRVGAYQAKVLQLLLEAFHCAEPSSRQVACVPLFATLMAYEVYYGLMEEEGAVPAEHQVAVAAARALGDVTVLGSLLLQHLLHFSTPGLVLRSLGALTGPQLLALAQRPGRKLLLSWGSRTRS from the exons ATGGGGCTGGGTCCGCGCTCTCCACACAAGGTGGGGCGCCGGTTCCCAGCTGGTGGCAAACGGGGGCGCGGGGCCAAGGGGTCGGGGCGCCCCTTACCGGGCCGTAAGCGGCAACCCTGGCCGCCTCCGGATGGGCGCTCGGAGCCGGCTCCAGATTCGCACCCGCACCTGAGCCCGGAAGCTCTGGGATATTTCCGCCGGGCGCTGTCAGCATTGAAAGAGGCTCCCGAGACTGGGGAAGAACGAG ATCTGATGGTGCACAATATTATGAAGGAAGTAGAGACTCAGGCCCTAGCTTTGTCCACGAACAGAACTGGCAGTGAGATGCTGCAGGAACTGTTGGGATTCAGTCCCTTGAAACCGCTTTGTCGCGTGTGGGCTACTCTGCGCTCCAACTTGCGCACTGTGGCCTGTCACCGATGCGGGGTCCATGTATTGCAAAGTGCTTTGCTACAGCTCCCTCGATTACTGGGGAGTGctgtagaggaggaggaggaggatgggaaGGATGGTCCCACGGAGACCCTGGAGGAGCTGGTCCTGGGACTAGCCGCTGAGGTGTGTGATGATTTTCTTGTCTACTGTGGAGACACACATGGCAGCTTCGTGGTCAGAACTCTGCTTCAGGTGTTAGGAGGGACTATTCTGGAGTCTGAGAGAGCTAGGCCTCGTGGTTCCCAATCATCTG AAGCACAGAAGGCCCCAGCTCAGGAATGTAAGCCTGCTGATTTTGAAGTCCCTGAAACCTTTTTGAATCGCCTTCAGGATCTGAGCTCCTCCTTTCTGAAGGACATTGCAG TGTTTATCACTGATAAGATCTCCAGCTTCTGTCTTCAAGTGGCTTTACAGGTCTTACACCGCAAACTTCCCCAGTTTTGCGCTCATCTCTGCAATGCTGTGATTGGCTACCTGAGTACTCGCAGTTCCTCAGTAGATGGCAG TCCCCTACTGCTATTTCTCCGAGATCAGACGAGCTCCAGACTCCTGGAGCAGGTCCTGCTGGTGTTGGAGCCCCCAAGGCTCCAGAGCCTCTTTGAGGAGCACTTGCAGGGGCAGCTGCAGACCCTGGCTGCACATCCCATTGCCAACTTCCCTTTGCAGCGCTTACTGGATGCAGTCACTACCCCTGAGCTG CTGTCCCCTGTGTTTGAGGAGCTGAGCCCTGTCCTGGAAGCTGTATTGGCCCAGGGCCACCCAGGGGTAGTCATTGCCCTGGTAGGGGCCTGTCGCAGAGTTGGGGCCTACCAAGCCAAGGTCCTACAGCTCTTGTTGGAG GCATTCCACTGTGCAGAGCCCTCATCCCGGCAAGTGGCCTGTGTGCCTCTCTTTGCCACTTTGATGGCTTATGAGGTGTACTATGGACTGATGGAGGAGGAGGGGGCAGTGCCTGCAGAGCACCAG GTGGCAGTGGCCGCAGCCAGAGCCTTGGGGGATGTGACAGTCCTTGGGTCTCTACTGCTCCAGCATCTACTGCACTTCTCCACTCCTGGTCTTGTACTTCGAAGTCTGGGTGCCTTGACGGGACCACAACTTCTGGCCCTGGCCCAAA GGCCCGGAAGGAAATTGCTGCTGAGCTGG GGGAGCAGAACCAGGAGCTGA
- the DHRS1 gene encoding dehydrogenase/reductase SDR family member 1 — MAAPMNGQVCVVTGASRGIGRGIALQLCKAGATVYITGRHLDTLRVVAQEAQSLGGRCVPVVCDSSQESEVRSLFEQVDREQQGRLDVLVNNAYAGVQTILNTRNKAFWETPASMWDDINNVGLRGHYFCSVYGARLMVPAGRGLIVVISSPGSLQYMFNVPYGVGKAACDKLAADCAHELRRHGVSYVSLWPGIVQTELLKEHMAKEEVLQDPVFKQFKSTFSSAETTELSGKCVVALATDPNILSLSGKVLPSCDLARRYGLRDVDGRPVQDYLSLSSVLSHVSGLGWLASYVPSFLRVPKWIIALYTSKF; from the exons ATGGCAGCTCCTATGAATGGCCAAGTGTGTGTGGTGACTGGTGCCTCCAGGGGTATTGGCCGTGGCATTGCCTTGCAGCTCTGCAAAGCAGGTGCCACAGTTTACATTACTGGCCGCCATCTGGACACCCTTCGCGTTGTTGCTCAGGAG GCACAATCCCTCGGGGGCCGATGTGTGCCTGTGGTGTGCGATTCAAGCCAGGAGAGTGAAGTGCGAAGCCTGTTTGAGCAAGTGGATCGGGAACAGCAAGGGCGTCTGGATGTGCTGGTCAACAACGCTTATGCAGGGGTCCAG ACGATCCTGAACACCAGGAATAAGGCATTCTGGGAAACCCCTGCCTCCATGTGGGATGATATCAACAACGTCGGACTCAG AGGCCACTACTTTTGCTCAGTGTATGGGGCACGGCTGATGGTACCAGCTGGCCGGGGGCTCATCGTGGTCATCTCCTCCCCTGGAAGCCTGCAGTATATGTTCAACGTCCCCTATGGTGTAGGCAAAGCTGCG TGTGACAAGCTGGCTGCTGACTGTGCCCACGAGCTGCGGCGCCATGGGGTCAGCTATGTGTCTCTGTGGCCAGGGATTGTGCAGACAGAACTGCTGAAGGAGCATATGGCAAAGGAGGAGGTCCTGCAGGATCCTGTGTTTAAGCAG TTCAAATCAACCTTCTCATCTGCGGAAACCACAGAATTGAGTGGCAAATGTGTGGTGGCTTTGGCAACAG ATCCCAACATCCTGAGCCTGAGTGGTAAGGTGCTGCCATCCTGTGACCTTGCTCGACGCTATGGCCTTCGGGATGTGGATG GCCGCCCCGTCCAAGACtatttgtctttgagctctgttCTCTCACATGTGTCGGGCCTGGGCTGGCTGGCCTCCTACGTGCCCTCCTTCCTCCGTGTGCCCAAGTGGATTATTGCCCTCTACACTAGCAAGTTCTAA